Proteins from one Hemibagrus wyckioides isolate EC202008001 linkage group LG16, SWU_Hwy_1.0, whole genome shotgun sequence genomic window:
- the LOC131366496 gene encoding protein phosphatase 1 regulatory subunit 3C-B-like: protein MCAAKVMPLDLSMHTRLSRHASLENLLGLSTFRSHRTVSRPSTYDSLRPKSPRSPQTPISPLSTLNFTSPWGTLKKKKRVVFADDKGLPLTAVRIFESDPPISEVEEISPPFKFQTESSVQNKKLRLRLGFTQPSADFPSFLESLTKSLVRLESCTLIYGSLLGKVRVCNVSAEKAVHIRITHDSWRSQQDIPCTPIQEKNGSSETEMFIFNVPVPFYPNAEDRLEFYVTYRLGSGNTLLFDTNGGQNYRILVEDMDSEEVVEKTVEKKPLRTLNIQSPLTLRNGPAPYKPTSYNSNIYSKNMLKTWSRQENIIPRSYSPPDAEKSF, encoded by the exons ATGTGTGCAGCAAA AGTCATGCCACTGGATCTGTCCATGCACACGCGCCTGAGTCGCCATGCTTCACTGGAAAATCTTCTGGGATTGTCCACGTTTAGATCCCATCGTACTGTCTCCAGACCTAGCACATACGATTCTCTGCGTCCCAAAAGTCCTAGATCCCCACAGACTCCCATCTCCCCTTTGAGCACCCTAAACTTTACGAGCCCTTGGGGGAcgctcaaaaagaaaaaacgagTGGTGTTTGCAGACGATAAAGGACTGCCTCTTACTGCGGTGAGGATCTTTGAATCAGATCCCCCGATCTCTGAAGTGGAGGAGATTTCTCCACCTTTCAAATTCCAGACAGAGTCATCTGTGCAAAACAAGAAGCTTCGTCTCCGCTTGGGGTTCACTCAGCCTTCTGCCGATTTCCCATCATTCCTTGAAAGCCTGACAAAATCTCTGGTGCGTCTGGAGAGCTGCACCTTGATCTATGGATCGCTACTCGGAAAGGTGAGGGTCTGCAACGTCAGTGCAGAGAAAGCTGTGCATATCCGCATCACGCACGACTCGTGGAGAAGCCAACAGGACATCCCGTGTACCCCTATCCAAGAGAAGAACGGAAGCTCCGAGACAgaaatgttcatctttaacgTTCCTGTTCCTTTCTATCCCAATGCAGAGGATCGCCTGGAGTTCTACGTGACATACCGTCTAGGATCTGGCAACACGCTTTTGTTCGACACCAATGGTGGACAAAACTATCGAATTCTTGTGGAGGACATGGACTCAGAAGAAGTGGTGGAAAAAACGGTTGAGAAAAAACCCTTGAGGACCCTGAACATCCAAAGCCCTCTGACGCTGAGAAACGGTCCCGCTCCATACAAACCTACAAGCTATAACTCAAACATTTACTCCAAAAATATGCTGAAGACCTGGAGTAGGCAAGAGAACATTATCCCAAGAAGTTACTCACCTCCTGATGCTGAGAAATCCTTCTAG